One genomic window of Nitrospirota bacterium includes the following:
- a CDS encoding NADH-quinone oxidoreductase subunit L — protein MAPVMLVPLLPLVAAFVLLIGGSESRDRRAKLGVLPLLAAFVGAVVTLALVSSGGPVSLRFYDLGPAASLALPLGFYIDRLSAVMMVLISLVGAIIYRYSTGYMYQDRFYIRYLALIACTTFVLLCMVSSANLVMLFVFWQLLSYLLYLLAHNHSHAATLEGAFRTFTLLRVGDVAFLAGIVLAHQLYGTIEFQELFVRAAATPVTLSPLPGVEIGGTTAVTLLLFIGAMSKSAQFPLHIWLPRSLYAPTPVHALLHAGIINAGGFLMNRLAPLYGLSPTTLHVAFVVGTLTAILGASMMLVQNDIKKTLGFSTIGQMGYMIMECGLGAFSLAVFHLIAHGLFKATVFLNCGNVIHKARQEPTFPHMHHAVEEHELSRLTWLTGFLTSLLMPLVILLVTHGVLAIPLRDAQGTVIFMFFIWVTSSQAILTLTRLRAVASWKVSVAMLVTLLFVVFTYLFAAEAFTAFLYPNPQDVSSYFRAAALPRGFFDGIVIGTTLLTMLSWGYLYAQAHGRTMWMPAWAGTLRVRLYVLFMNRLYLDELHRKLGQIVMRIAHRLDVSAMGRPW, from the coding sequence ATGGCCCCTGTGATGCTCGTCCCGCTACTGCCGCTGGTGGCGGCGTTCGTGCTTCTGATCGGCGGCTCCGAGTCTCGCGATCGGCGGGCCAAGCTCGGCGTGCTGCCCCTCCTGGCGGCATTCGTGGGGGCCGTCGTGACGTTGGCGCTCGTGTCCTCCGGTGGACCGGTCAGCCTTCGCTTCTATGACCTGGGGCCCGCCGCCTCTCTCGCCTTGCCGCTCGGCTTCTACATCGACCGGCTCAGCGCGGTCATGATGGTCCTGATTTCACTGGTCGGCGCCATCATCTACCGGTACTCCACGGGCTACATGTATCAAGACCGCTTCTATATCCGGTACCTCGCGCTCATCGCCTGTACGACCTTCGTCTTGCTCTGCATGGTCTCCAGCGCCAACCTGGTGATGCTGTTTGTATTCTGGCAACTGCTGAGCTATCTACTCTATCTCCTGGCCCACAACCATTCACACGCGGCCACGCTCGAGGGGGCGTTCAGAACCTTCACGCTCTTGCGCGTCGGCGACGTGGCCTTTCTCGCGGGCATCGTGCTGGCCCATCAACTGTACGGCACGATCGAGTTCCAGGAGCTGTTTGTCCGGGCGGCGGCGACACCCGTGACGCTCTCCCCGCTGCCGGGGGTGGAAATCGGCGGAACCACCGCCGTGACGCTGCTCCTTTTCATCGGGGCCATGAGCAAGTCGGCGCAGTTTCCCCTCCATATCTGGCTGCCCCGCTCCCTCTATGCACCCACGCCGGTCCACGCCCTGCTCCATGCGGGGATCATCAATGCCGGCGGGTTTCTGATGAACCGGCTGGCCCCGCTCTATGGCCTGAGCCCGACGACCCTGCACGTGGCCTTCGTCGTCGGGACACTCACAGCCATTCTCGGCGCGTCGATGATGCTGGTGCAGAACGACATCAAGAAAACCCTCGGATTCTCCACGATCGGGCAGATGGGCTACATGATCATGGAGTGCGGCTTGGGCGCCTTCTCCCTCGCGGTCTTCCACCTGATCGCGCACGGGCTCTTTAAGGCCACGGTCTTCCTGAACTGCGGCAACGTGATTCACAAGGCCCGCCAGGAACCGACCTTCCCCCATATGCACCATGCCGTCGAAGAGCATGAGCTGTCTCGTCTCACGTGGCTGACCGGCTTTCTCACGTCGTTGCTGATGCCGCTCGTCATTCTCCTGGTCACGCACGGCGTGCTGGCCATTCCCTTGCGGGACGCGCAGGGGACCGTGATCTTCATGTTTTTCATCTGGGTCACGTCCTCGCAGGCCATCCTGACGCTCACCCGTCTGCGGGCCGTGGCTTCGTGGAAAGTGTCCGTGGCCATGCTGGTGACGCTGCTCTTCGTGGTCTTCACCTATCTGTTTGCGGCCGAGGCGTTCACGGCGTTTCTCTATCCCAACCCACAGGACGTGTCCTCCTACTTCCGGGCCGCGGCGCTCCCCCGCGGGTTCTTCGATGGGATCGTGATCGGAACCACGCTGCTGACCATGTTGAGTTGGGGCTATCTCTATGCCCAAGCCCACGGGCGCACGATGTGGATGCCCGCCTGGGCTGGCACGCTTCGAGTCCGCCTGTACGTGCTGTTCATGAACCGCCTGTATCTGGACGAACTGCACCGGAAACTCGGGCAAATCGTGATGCGGATCGCCCATCGCCTAGACGTGAGCGCAATGGGGAGGCCCTGGTGA
- a CDS encoding DUF2309 domain-containing protein, which produces MEPVTAAPHRDTQRMEIRGIIRLSSEIIARYWPMRTFVHHNPLHSLEYLPFDDTVKRSRQILGGSGYLPGDTYRAYVRAGRIRLAHLNAALKPLAHEQHVTLGARRVTHGDVLRACLTHGLGALTVEPLDALPDQGSDLRPVETLADRLGSWLKAPTVHERIATAAREDQASLGRQVTLSHWCDRILGTHIVEQINGELIKWCEAFLDEGHATWPMPGREQGLYGAWKSLARHEWSPCGIADSRLKIAGLPEEPEDAVLDSLEILGIPQAFRQDYLSLQFAALPGWAGFIKWRGDQPNYEWQQAYPAGLVKFMAIRLWYVRELVQQACREELGIAGNYHSVFAYMQDQSHAYYWRRERLAGRLPAVYAEQVDRLARKQIDGWERLTELYQTEFGPRNDRARQRAEARRLLALAQVLEMPPAALMDSSPEDLAALVGWMEAFPESDHGPVWLRAFEAGYHEQLFGKLTRNGRSANVLSGQSSAHSAREGEAPPAKPEEGATRAPAIVRPASQSVYCIDVRSEPFRRHLESTGANETYGFAGFFAVFIRYRAWGREHDTEQFPVIMRAKHEVRELPRGALDHVVSQHEARSKLVRAGHTLLHDLKENVVTPYVMVESLGWFYGLPIIGKTALPALYRRGTAWLRRRLVPSLATCVPIDKLSPAEAEAMLTSEQGATIRKALQDRLGLHESRITPEFVEALRKRALNGEGSSEPSLVEAIRPAGLTTEQLTAFVEALRRYYAIDRRSASRQRERITRMGFTPEEQVATVDTALRMMGLTRNFARLVLFCAHGSTTENNPFESALDCGACGGNEGKPNARVLAAMANKPQVRERLAKNGLAIPADTHFLAGQVDTTTEAVELFDLEDLPPTHRADVARLREDLRQAARLTSQERCARLPDIAAGLPPDRASALARERSVDWSQVRPEWGLSGNTSFIIGRRELTAGLDLEGRVFLHSYDYREDPTERLLEVLMTAPQVVAQWINMEHYFSAVDNDVYGGGSKIYHNVVGRIGIMSGPWSDLRLGLAWQTVMNGDMPYHEPMRLLTIVEAPRGRIEKLIARHEVLQHFYHNEWVHLAALDPADGLWYRYLPSGAWSQIAPTCV; this is translated from the coding sequence ATGGAACCGGTAACGGCCGCGCCGCACCGCGATACGCAGCGGATGGAGATCCGCGGGATCATCCGCCTCTCCAGCGAGATCATCGCCCGGTATTGGCCGATGCGGACCTTCGTGCACCACAATCCCCTGCACAGTCTCGAATATCTCCCGTTCGACGACACGGTGAAGCGCAGCCGGCAGATTCTGGGAGGCAGCGGGTATCTGCCCGGCGACACGTATCGAGCCTATGTCCGTGCCGGCCGGATTCGTCTCGCACATCTCAATGCCGCCCTGAAGCCCTTGGCGCACGAGCAGCACGTCACGCTGGGGGCGCGGCGCGTGACGCACGGGGACGTCCTGCGCGCCTGCCTTACGCACGGCCTCGGCGCGCTTACGGTCGAGCCGCTCGATGCGTTGCCGGATCAGGGATCGGACCTGCGGCCGGTCGAGACGCTGGCGGACCGGCTGGGCTCGTGGCTGAAGGCTCCGACGGTGCATGAACGCATCGCGACGGCGGCGCGGGAGGACCAGGCGTCGCTGGGGCGGCAGGTCACGCTCTCGCACTGGTGCGATCGCATCCTGGGCACGCACATCGTCGAGCAGATCAACGGCGAACTCATCAAGTGGTGTGAAGCGTTTTTGGACGAAGGCCATGCCACGTGGCCCATGCCCGGTCGGGAACAGGGATTGTATGGAGCGTGGAAATCCCTGGCCCGGCATGAATGGTCGCCCTGCGGCATTGCAGACAGCCGGCTCAAAATCGCGGGCCTGCCGGAGGAACCGGAGGACGCGGTGCTCGACAGTCTCGAGATTCTGGGAATCCCCCAGGCATTCCGACAGGACTACCTGTCGCTCCAGTTCGCGGCCTTGCCCGGCTGGGCCGGGTTCATCAAGTGGCGGGGCGATCAGCCCAACTATGAATGGCAGCAAGCTTATCCGGCCGGGCTGGTGAAATTTATGGCCATCCGCCTGTGGTACGTGCGGGAGTTGGTTCAGCAAGCCTGCCGTGAAGAGTTGGGAATTGCGGGCAATTATCACTCGGTCTTCGCCTACATGCAGGACCAATCCCATGCCTACTATTGGAGAAGAGAGCGGCTGGCCGGACGGTTGCCGGCCGTCTACGCCGAGCAGGTCGATCGGCTTGCCCGGAAGCAAATCGATGGCTGGGAACGTTTGACCGAGCTGTATCAGACGGAGTTCGGACCCCGCAATGACCGGGCCAGGCAGCGCGCCGAAGCCAGGCGCCTGCTCGCGCTGGCGCAAGTGCTGGAGATGCCACCGGCCGCGCTCATGGACAGCTCGCCGGAGGATCTCGCGGCCCTCGTGGGTTGGATGGAGGCCTTCCCGGAATCGGACCATGGCCCGGTCTGGCTCAGGGCCTTCGAAGCCGGTTATCACGAACAGCTGTTCGGAAAGCTCACACGCAATGGGCGTTCGGCAAACGTCTTGTCTGGACAATCCAGCGCGCACAGCGCGCGTGAGGGAGAGGCTCCTCCGGCTAAGCCGGAGGAGGGGGCGACGCGAGCCCCTGCAATAGTCCGGCCTGCCTCCCAGTCGGTCTATTGCATCGACGTGCGATCGGAACCGTTCCGGCGCCACCTGGAATCGACCGGCGCAAACGAGACCTACGGATTTGCCGGTTTCTTCGCCGTCTTTATTCGGTACCGGGCCTGGGGCAGGGAGCACGACACCGAACAGTTCCCGGTCATCATGCGAGCCAAACATGAAGTGCGCGAACTGCCCCGCGGCGCGCTCGATCACGTGGTGTCCCAACATGAGGCCAGAAGCAAACTGGTCCGTGCGGGCCACACGCTCTTGCACGATCTGAAGGAAAACGTGGTCACCCCCTATGTCATGGTGGAGTCGCTGGGATGGTTTTACGGCCTCCCCATCATCGGCAAGACGGCGCTGCCGGCCCTGTATCGGCGCGGGACCGCCTGGCTGAGGCGCCGTTTGGTGCCGTCTCTGGCCACCTGCGTCCCCATCGACAAGCTGTCGCCGGCAGAAGCCGAGGCCATGCTGACGTCCGAGCAGGGCGCGACGATCCGCAAAGCCTTGCAGGACCGGCTGGGGCTGCACGAATCGCGGATCACGCCGGAATTCGTTGAGGCCTTGCGGAAACGGGCCTTGAACGGAGAGGGATCGTCGGAGCCGTCCCTTGTCGAGGCGATTCGGCCGGCGGGCCTGACGACGGAGCAGCTGACTGCGTTTGTGGAAGCCCTGCGGCGCTACTACGCCATCGATCGGCGTTCGGCGTCACGGCAGCGGGAGCGCATTACCAGGATGGGCTTCACGCCGGAGGAACAGGTCGCCACGGTCGACACGGCGCTGCGCATGATGGGGTTGACCCGAAACTTCGCGCGCCTCGTGTTGTTCTGCGCGCACGGGAGCACCACGGAGAACAACCCGTTTGAGTCCGCCCTGGACTGCGGAGCCTGCGGGGGCAACGAGGGGAAGCCCAACGCCCGCGTGCTCGCTGCCATGGCCAACAAGCCTCAGGTCAGGGAACGGCTGGCCAAGAACGGGCTCGCCATTCCGGCCGATACCCACTTCCTGGCCGGGCAAGTGGACACAACGACGGAAGCAGTGGAGCTCTTCGATCTGGAAGATCTGCCTCCAACTCATCGCGCGGACGTCGCTCGGCTGCGTGAGGACCTGCGCCAGGCCGCGCGGCTGACCAGCCAGGAGCGCTGCGCGCGTCTTCCGGACATCGCCGCCGGCTTGCCGCCGGACCGGGCCTCGGCCCTGGCGCGCGAACGCAGCGTCGACTGGAGCCAGGTGAGGCCCGAGTGGGGCTTGTCCGGCAACACCTCCTTCATCATCGGCCGGCGCGAGCTCACCGCAGGGCTCGATCTGGAGGGGCGGGTCTTTCTCCATTCCTACGACTATCGGGAAGACCCGACCGAGCGCCTGCTCGAAGTGCTGATGACCGCACCGCAAGTCGTCGCCCAGTGGATCAACATGGAGCATTATTTTTCGGCCGTGGACAACGACGTGTACGGCGGGGGCAGCAAGATTTATCATAACGTGGTGGGGCGCATCGGCATCATGTCCGGCCCCTGGAGCGATCTCCGCCTGGGATTGGCCTGGCAGACCGTGATGAACGGCGACATGCCATACCATGAGCCCATGCGTTTGCTGACGATCGTCGAGGCGCCGCGCGGGCGCATTGAAAAACTGATCGCGCGACACGAGGTCCTGCAGCATTTCTATCACAACGAGTGGGTGCATCTGGCGGCATTGGACCCGGCGGACGGCCTGTGGTACCGCTACCTGCCGTCCGGCGCCTGGAGCCAAATCGCACCGACTTGTGTATAA
- a CDS encoding P-II family nitrogen regulator, translated as MDGLTLHPMKEIRVIVSGENRAYVTDVLDKIRASGYTIIGNVSGKGHHGVREAHFMFSEQESLVMIMAVVPEEKVEPILAGLRPLFDRHSGVMFVSDVAVSRREYFGKPAGGS; from the coding sequence ATGGACGGATTGACGCTGCACCCGATGAAGGAAATCCGGGTGATCGTTTCGGGTGAAAACCGGGCGTATGTGACGGACGTGCTGGACAAGATCCGGGCGAGCGGGTACACGATCATCGGCAACGTCTCGGGCAAGGGCCATCATGGCGTGCGCGAGGCCCACTTCATGTTCAGCGAGCAGGAGAGTCTCGTGATGATTATGGCCGTCGTGCCGGAAGAAAAGGTCGAGCCGATCCTGGCCGGGCTGCGTCCGCTGTTCGACCGCCACTCCGGCGTGATGTTCGTCAGCGACGTCGCCGTGAGCCGCCGGGAGTATTTCGGCAAACCGGCAGGCGGCTCTTGA
- a CDS encoding carotenoid biosynthesis protein, producing MDLPGLLLGTLLLRPYVFVFMAAFLFCAQRLLGWRRMLLFWVVTWATAFLCEASSIRTGIPFGWYFYTNSTTDQELFIFGVPFFDSLSFSFLLYASYCLALFYLLPARGNHEAEPVNLLQRKTWPALLFSSRIRTSWPVLKLTVLFFTFIDIIIDPVALRGERWFLGQIYYYPEPGVYYGVPIANFVGWAVVGLLALSAYFFLDRQLSPARGHRDGDATVMTGNVLLGVGLYYGVLAFNLGVTFWIGEYQLGMTGLLIFLPLTALLVLRLLGRLSPPSHVPTQSSGVQSDP from the coding sequence GTGGACCTTCCAGGCCTGCTGCTAGGCACCCTCCTACTCCGCCCCTATGTCTTCGTGTTCATGGCCGCGTTTTTGTTCTGCGCTCAGCGGCTCCTGGGCTGGCGGCGCATGCTGCTCTTTTGGGTGGTGACCTGGGCCACGGCCTTCCTCTGCGAAGCCTCCTCCATCCGCACCGGCATCCCCTTCGGCTGGTACTTTTACACCAACTCGACGACCGACCAGGAACTGTTCATCTTCGGCGTGCCGTTCTTCGATTCTCTCTCGTTTTCCTTTCTCCTCTATGCCAGTTACTGCCTGGCCCTGTTCTACTTGCTGCCCGCCCGCGGCAATCATGAAGCCGAACCAGTCAACCTGCTTCAGCGGAAGACTTGGCCGGCCCTCTTGTTCAGCAGCCGCATCCGCACCTCCTGGCCGGTGCTCAAGCTCACCGTGCTCTTCTTCACCTTCATCGACATCATCATCGATCCGGTTGCCCTACGCGGGGAACGGTGGTTCCTGGGCCAGATTTATTATTACCCGGAGCCGGGGGTGTATTACGGAGTCCCCATCGCCAACTTCGTCGGCTGGGCCGTGGTGGGGCTGCTCGCCCTGTCGGCCTATTTCTTTCTCGATCGTCAACTGTCGCCGGCGCGCGGACATCGGGACGGGGACGCCACGGTCATGACGGGCAACGTGCTTCTGGGCGTCGGCCTCTACTACGGGGTCCTGGCCTTCAACCTGGGCGTCACCTTTTGGATCGGCGAATACCAGTTGGGCATGACCGGCCTGCTGATTTTCCTTCCCCTCACCGCGCTGTTGGTCTTGCGTCTCCTGGGCCGCCTCTCCCCTCCGAGCCACGTCCCAACCCAGAGTTCCGGCGTGCAAAGCGACCCATGA
- a CDS encoding methyltransferase domain-containing protein translates to MLKTYAQLMALANDYAGSKALLVANELGLFTAIGAEWRTVEDLAIRCKADREGLRLLLNALVGMDLLRLRCRRYGNTVLGRHYLDGNSPTAITNLLWLLNHHWSDWTDMAATIRSGRRGWAALTARSSFRRRFALAMHERSHILAPPTIAAMRIPRGATRFLDVAGGPGSYAVALARRYPGLTGMIVDQHVATAKALIRRHDLQRRLTLRRGDVFSADFGNGYDAALAANILHDFNERENQALLGRIHAALRPDGKLFIVEFFLDKTLTGPTEAAVFSLVMYKFTASGRSYGWAEVEGWLRALGFGRFRRRRITTGVGLLEATKTQRKDPS, encoded by the coding sequence ATGCTGAAGACCTACGCCCAATTGATGGCGCTGGCCAATGACTATGCCGGGTCCAAGGCATTGTTGGTTGCCAACGAATTGGGGCTCTTCACCGCCATCGGAGCAGAGTGGCGAACAGTCGAGGACCTGGCCATTCGATGCAAGGCCGACCGAGAAGGCCTGCGCTTGCTCCTCAACGCCTTGGTCGGAATGGACCTGCTCCGGCTCCGATGCCGCCGGTACGGCAATACCGTTCTGGGCCGGCACTATCTGGACGGGAACAGCCCCACGGCCATCACCAACCTGCTCTGGCTCCTGAACCACCACTGGTCGGACTGGACGGACATGGCGGCCACGATCAGGAGCGGGAGGCGAGGCTGGGCGGCACTGACGGCCAGATCCTCGTTCCGCCGCCGGTTCGCCCTGGCCATGCACGAGCGCAGCCACATCCTCGCGCCGCCGACGATCGCAGCCATGCGCATCCCGCGAGGCGCCACGCGGTTTTTGGACGTCGCCGGAGGGCCTGGGTCCTATGCCGTCGCGCTGGCCCGGCGGTATCCCGGACTGACCGGCATGATCGTCGACCAGCACGTGGCCACGGCAAAGGCCTTGATCCGCCGACACGACCTCCAGCGCCGCCTGACCCTGCGGCGCGGAGACGTCTTCTCCGCCGACTTCGGAAACGGGTACGACGCGGCCCTCGCAGCCAACATTCTGCACGATTTCAACGAGCGGGAGAACCAGGCCCTGCTGGGACGCATCCATGCCGCGCTGCGCCCGGACGGCAAGCTGTTCATCGTGGAGTTCTTCCTCGACAAGACCCTGACCGGCCCAACCGAGGCAGCCGTGTTTTCATTGGTCATGTACAAGTTCACCGCCAGCGGGCGATCCTATGGGTGGGCGGAAGTCGAAGGATGGTTGCGCGCGCTGGGGTTCGGCCGTTTCCGCCGACGACGGATTACCACCGGCGTCGGCCTCCTGGAGGCCACCAAGACCCAACGCAAAGACCCAAGCTGA